Genomic segment of uncultured Tolumonas sp.:
GGCCATTTATACCCTGGCTAATCTGGAGCAACAGCAAGGCCATCGCCGCGAAGCCCAGCGCCATTTTGATAATGCATTCCGAATTCTCAGCATGCATGAAAATGACAGCCTGATTCCCCATTCTGAGGGGCTATCTGCGGGTCAATTGCGCGAACTTTTGATGCAATTACGCATAGATGGATAAATAGATGGGTAAATGGAAGGATAAAGAGATGAACCAGTTATCCCAAGAAGAAAAACAAAAGATCTTACAGGATCGGGCCCGACAACTCGCCAGCACACCGGCCTATCAGCAGGATGAGCACGAATGCATTGATATCACCCGTTTTGAATTACACGGTGAACACTATGCATTCGAATCACGCTACATTCGGGAGATTGTTCCCGTTAACCATGTTACGCCCCTGCCCTGTGTGCCCGCTTTTGTAGCCGGTATCATGAATCTTCGTGGCCGCATTCTCTCTTTATTGCATCTGGACAGGCTACTCGGCTTAGCCTCTGCCGGACAAACGCCGATGCAACAAGTCATTATTCTCAGTAATGACAACATGGAATTCGGTTTGCTGGTGGAACAAATCAGTGGTGTCGCCCAATTGCCGTTGTCCAAGATTCAGGATGAATTACCAACGCTCAGTGAGCAAGCACAGCGCTATCTAAGAGGGCTAACGCCCGATCGCCAAATATTATTGGATGCACAATTATTGCTGAACGACCCGGCATTATGTGTTGATGAAGAAATTAACTAAAAATAATTAAGAGGAATGACTCCATGAAATGGACGATTGGCAAAAAACTGGCACTGTTAGGCAGTCTGATGCTGGCAGCACTGGGCATCATGGGTGTCGTTACCTATAACAACATTGGCCGAGTGATCGAAAATTCGACTGCGCTATCGCGAACTTTTAGCGTAATTGACGCTAATAATGCCATTGCACCGAATTTGTTTTCTGCCGAATCAGCCCAACGCTCTTATTTACTCAGCGGCAGCCCTGCTTATCTGCAGCTGTACCGTGAGTCCGTCGATAAAACCCGCGCGGCACTCAGCCATCTGCGTGAACTGGCATCGAATGAAGAGTCAGCACGGTTGACGAACGAGCTGGAAGATATGCTGAATTCGCGTCTCAGCAGCCTGGAAATGGGCATCACCATGTATGACAAACATACTTTGGATGAATATGTTCAGCTGATGAAAGACGGTGTCGGCATTGAGTTGATGAAAAA
This window contains:
- a CDS encoding chemotaxis protein CheW, with the protein product MGKWKDKEMNQLSQEEKQKILQDRARQLASTPAYQQDEHECIDITRFELHGEHYAFESRYIREIVPVNHVTPLPCVPAFVAGIMNLRGRILSLLHLDRLLGLASAGQTPMQQVIILSNDNMEFGLLVEQISGVAQLPLSKIQDELPTLSEQAQRYLRGLTPDRQILLDAQLLLNDPALCVDEEIN